The Anabas testudineus chromosome 14, fAnaTes1.2, whole genome shotgun sequence genome includes a region encoding these proteins:
- the zbtb20 gene encoding zinc finger and BTB domain-containing protein 20, whose translation MTERIHNINLHNFSNSVLETLNEQRNRGHFCDVTVRIHGSMLRAHRCVLAAGSPFFQDKLLLGYSDIEIPSVVSVQSIQKLIDFMYSGILRVSQSEALQILTAASILQIKTVIDECTRIVSQNVGLAGPGGFPVIPGDSGQETPRGTPESGTSGPSSDAESGYMQATSQQSIDRAYTSLYSYPGVSLHNGTRERPLYINPLSTNYDPSLSTQKDQQSQDPPWMNRIQERSQQVDRFISTAESTHCRKQPRPVRIQTGGMHIKQEAEDEFSCYDNLGECQDDTDHTEGVESESKVESFDSGVSSSISTEPDAMEQQSYLPGYTREGIGEGQQGEGAPVQIEVNDSSPEQVQETEDGDTSHSTSDSSMLQPLPNSVMSQSLSSAPHYMRQAESHTSNLRMPLTVTSNSQVMGTAGNTFLPTLFPTQPARDNKPFLYLPGQQQPQFVAVPPPAMPSFPNPMSVQQAPAQQQQAAGGIGQGEKKPYECTLCSKTFTAKQNYVKHMFVHTGEKPHQCSICWRSFSLKDYLIKHMVTHTGVRAYQCSICNKRFTQKSSLNVHMRLHRGEKSYECYICKKKFSHKTLLERHMALHSTGSAITGLSGSAGTPGPVSIPMPMAVPEPGAGVVALAMPVSGGAGVGAGVGTGVGVAAEASCQEGTTYVCSVCPAKFDQMEHFNDHMRMHVSDG comes from the exons ATGACCGAGCGCATTCATAACATCAATCTTCACAACTTCAGCAATTCTGTACTTGAGACCCTCAATGAGCAGCGCAACCGCGGGCACTTCTGTGACGTGACTGTTCGGATCCATGGAAGTATGCTTCGAGCTCACCGGTGCGTGCTGGCTGCTGGAAGCCCCTTCTTTCAGGACAAGCTGCTATTGGGCTACAGCGACATTGAGATCCCTTCTGTGGTCTCAGTGCAATCCATCCAAAAGCTGATTGACTTTATGTACAGTGGGATTCTGCGGGTATCTCAGTCAGAGGCCCTACAGATCCTTACTGCTGCCAGCATCCTGCAGATCAAGACAGTCATTGATGAGTGTACACGCATTGTGTCCCAGAATGTGGGCCTGGCTGGGCCGGGAGGGTTCCCTGTTATACCAGGAGACTCTGGTCAGGAAACTCCTCGTGGCACGCCAGAGTCTGGCACCTCTGGGCCCAGCAGTGACGCAGAATCAGGTTATATGCAAGCAACATCACAGCAAAGCATCGATCGTGCATACACATCATTGTACTCCTACCCTGGTGTCTCTCTGCATAACGGCACCCGCGAGCGCCCCCTTTATATTAATCCTCTGTCAACAAATTATGATCCAAGTCTCAGCACTCAGAAGGACCAGCAATCTCAAGATCCACCCTGGATGAACCGCATCCAGGAGAGATCTCAGCAGGTTGATCGCTTCATCTCCACAGCAGAGTCCACTCACTGCCGCAAGCAACCCCGACCGGTACGCATACAAACAGGAGGGATGCACATAAAGCAAGAGGCCGAAGACGAGTTCAGCTGCTATGACAATTTGGGGGAGTGCCAAGACGACACTGACCATACTGAGGGCGTCGAGAGTGAATCCAAGGTTGAAAGTTTTGACTCAGGGGTGAGCTCCTCCATCAGTACTGAGCCAGATGCTATGGAGCAGCAGTCATACCTGCCGGGCTATACCCGAGAGGGGATAGGGGAAGGACAGCAAGGTGAAGGGGCTCCAGTGCAGATAGAGGTCAATGACTCGTCCCCAGAGCAAGTGCAAGAAACAGAGGATGGGGACACATCCCACAGCACTAGTGACAGTAGCATGTTGCAGCCCCTGCCAAACTCAGTCATGTCCCAGTCCCTGTCAAGTGCCCCGCACTACATGCGCCAGGCAGAATCACACACCAGCAATCTGAGGATGCCGCTCACCGTGACCAGCAATTCCCAAGTGATGGGCACTGCTGGAAACACCTTCCTGCCCACACTCTTTCCTACACAGCCGGCTAGAGACAACAAGCCTTTCCTTTACCTTCCTGGCCAGCAGCAGCCCCAGTTTGTGGCAGTGCCGCCCCCTGCTATGCCATCATTCCCGAACCCCATGTCGGTACAGCAAGCACCAGCTCAACAGCAACAGGCTGCAGGAGGAATTGGTCAGGGGGAAAAGAAGCCCTATGAATGCACTCTCTGCAGTAAAACCTTTACTGCAAAACAGAACTACGTAAAACACATGTTTGTTCATACTG GTGAGAAGCCTCATCAGTGCAGCATCTGCTGGCGTTCGTTCTCCCTGAAGGATTACTTAATCAAACACATGGTGACACACACAGGGGTGCGGGCCTACCAGTGCAGCATTTGCAACAAGCGTTTCACCCAGAAGAGCTCTCTCAATGTCCACATGCGGCTGCACCGTGGAGAGAAGTCCTATGAGTGCTACATCTGCAAGAAGAAGTTCTCACATAAGACCCTGCTGGAGAGGCATATGGCCCTACACAGCACAGGCAGCGCCATCACAGGGCTGTCAGGGAGCGCAGGTACCCCTGGCCCCGTCTCAATTCCCATGCCTATGGCTGTCCCTGAGCCTGGAGCTGGAGTGGTGGCCCTCGCTATGCCAGTGAGTGGAGGTGCTGGAGTAGGGGCTGGGGTTGGAACAGGAGTGGGTGTAGCTGCAGAAGCGAGCTGCCAAGAAGGGACCACCTACGTGTGCTCCGTCTGCCCTGCCAAGTTCGACCAAATGGAGCACTTCAATGACCACATGCGAATGCATGTCTCCGATGGATAA
- the si:dkey-251i10.1 gene encoding ADP/ATP translocase 3 yields the protein MSEQAISFAKDFLAGGISAAISKTAVAPIERVKLLLQVQHASKQITADKQYKGIMDCVVRIPKEQGVLSFWRGNLANVIRYFPTQALNFAFKDKYKKIFLDGVDKRTQFWRYFAGNLASGGAAGATSLCFVYPLDFARTRLAADVGKGGQEREFKGLGDCLVKIFRSDGLKGLYQGFNVSVQGIIIYRAAYFGIYDTAKGMLPDPKNTHILVSWMIAQTVTAVAGLTSYPFDTVRRRMMMQSGRKGADIMYSGTIDCWRKILRDEGGKAFFKGAWSNVLRGMGGAFVLVLYDELKKVI from the exons ATGAGTGAGCAGGCAATTTCTTTCGCCAAGGATTTCTTGGCCGGTGGCATCTCCGCAGCCATCTCCAAAACAGCCGTCGCCCCAATCGAAAGAGTGAAGCTTCTCCTTCAG GTCCAGCATGCCAGTAAGCAGATCACCGCTGATAAGCAGTACAAGGGTATTATGGACTGCGTTGTCCGTATCCCCAAGGAGCAGGGGGTCCTTTCCTTCTGGAGAGGTAACCTTGCCAATGTCATCAGATATTTCCCCACCCAGGCCCTCAACTTCGCCTTCAAGGACAAGTATAAGAAGATCTTCCTTGATGGCGTCGACAAACGCACCCAGTTCTGGAGGTACTTCGCTGGTAACCTGGCATCTGGTGGTGCCGCCGGAGCCACCTCTCTCTGTTTCGTCTATCCCCTCGACTTTGCCCGTACCCGTCTGGCCGCTGACGTAGGAAAGGGTGGTCAAGAAAGAGAATTCAAGGGTCTGGGCGACTGTCTGGTGAAGATCTTCAGGTCTGATGGTCTGAAGGGCTTGTACCAGGGCTTCAATGTGTCTGTGCAGGGCATCATCATTTACAGGGCTGCATACTTCGGCATCTATGACACAGCTAAGG GTATGCTTCCAGACCCCAAGAACACCCATATATTGGTGAGCTGGATGATTGCACAGACTGTGACAGCTGTTGCTGGTCTGACCTCATACCCCTTCGACACAGTCCGTAGACGTATGATGATGCAGTCTGGCCGCAAAGGGG CTGATATCATGTACAGCGGGACCATTGACTGCTGGCGTAAGATTCTGCGCGATGAAGGTGGAAAGGCCTTCTTCAAGGGAGCTTGGTCCAACGTGCTCCGAGGCATGGGCGGCGCCTTCGTGCTGGTGTTGTACGATGAGCTGAAGAAAGTCATCTAA
- the LOC113170976 gene encoding GDNF family receptor alpha-4-like, whose amino-acid sequence MVIVGKKQLRPLIVSVSPTGSVPVSASLDCLVAEQGCIQEQSCMVLYRLLEYCAAEEAVSPLGSDARLECLDAQNSLQHYRPLQVCKCQRGSRREEHCLRVYWTVRFAAYDEYEVSPYEELRLNLVRNIEMSRMASIKAASTLSVDGQNQCLKAAQDCGLYEKCGSLRSEYVVACTKRVTASDNSCNRQKCHKALRRFLERVPEEYSFALLFCPCSDTLCGERRRKTIVPSCSYEENVKGEERAGKPNCLSLQNYCSRDELCRSRFADFQHNCQPSPLSASGCMRESRAMCLKAYAGLIGTIMTPNYVSNSSTEVSQWCTCDGSGNEWQSCQRILHMFSNNICLRNAISSMGISAPPPAENTPVPASQPPPRIYQERVHVRVNTLPEFNSMEDSEEVDREEEESEEFNVIPPYSEKDSNTESGDTGSQRGAASQALPVLPLLLLSAFIPDWEC is encoded by the exons ATGGTTATTGTTGGCAAGAAACAGCTTCGCCCTCTGATAGTATCAGTCTCTCCTACAGGTAGTGTGCCAGTTTCTGCATCCTTAGACTGTCTGGTGGCGGAGCAGGGCTGCATCCAGGAGCAGTCCTGCATGGTCCTCTACAGGCTGCTGGAGTACTGTGCTGCTGAGGAGGCAGTGTCCCCCCTCGGCTCAGACGCCCGACTGGAGTGCCTGGATGCCCAGAACTCCTTGCAGCATTACCGCCCCCTTCAAGTTTGTAAGTGTCAGCGTGGCTCTCGAAGGGAGGAACACTGCCTCAGGGTTTACTGGACCGTGAGATTTGCAG CATATGATGAGTATGAAGTGTCTCCTTATGAAGAGCTGCGGTTAAATCTGGTGAGAAACATTGAGATGTCACGTATGGCATCCATCAAAGCAG CTTCAACTCTGTCTGTGGACGGCCAAAACCAGTGTCTGAAGGCAGCTCAGGACTGCGGCCTGTACGAGAAATGTGGATCTCTGCGGTCAGAATATGTTGTAGCCTGTACCAAGCGAGTAACCGCCTCTGACAACAGCTGCAACCGCCAGAAATGCCACAAAGCCCTGCGGCGCTTCCTGGAGCGTGTGCCAGAGGAGTACAGCTTCGCTCTGCTCTTCTGTCCCTGCTCTGACACTCTGTGTGGGGAGCGCCGGAGGAAAACCATTGTCCCGTCATGTTCGTATGAGGAGAATGTAAAAGGCGAGGAAAGAGCAGGCAAGCCCAACTGCCTCAGCCTGCAGAACTACTGCTCCAGAGATGAGCTGTGTAG ATCCCGTTTTGCTGATTTCCAACACAACTGCCAGCCCTcccctctgtctgcctctggcTGTATGCGAGAGAGCAGAGCCATGTGCCTGAAGGCCTATGCGGGACTCATAG GAACAATCATGACTCCCAACTATgtgagcaacagcagcacagaagtGTCCCAGTGGTGCACGTGTGACGGCAGTGGGAACGAATGGCAGAGCTGTCAGCGCATTCTGCATATGTTCAGCAACAATATATGTCTGC gCAATGCCATCAGCTCCATGGGAATCTCCGCACCTCCTCCTGCGGAAAATACTCCTGTGCCAGCTTCTCAGCCCCCGCCACGCATCTACCAGGAGAGGGTCCACGTCAGAGTTAACACTCTGCCTGAATTCAACAGT ATGGAGGACAGCGAGGAAGTGGACcgtgaagaggaagaaagcgAGGAATTCAACGTCATCCCGCCGTATTCGGAGAAGGACTCTAACACTGAATCTGGGGATACAGGGAGTCAGAGGGGAGCAGCTAGCCAGGCGCTACCTGTGTTACCATTACTGCTGCTCTCTGCATTCATCCCGGACTGGGAGTGTTGA